From the Corynebacterium sp. P3-F1 genome, the window GTCAGAAAGCTCGTAACCCACTTGCGGTTTCGGGGAGTGGGATTTCCCGGACATTGAATTCTGTCACTAGAGTGGCACGTGTGATCACTTTCTCGAATGTGACAAAGGTCTATCCGACATCGACGAGGCCGGCTCTCGACGACATCTCGCTGACGATCGACAACGGTGAGTTCGTCTTCCTGATCGGCCCGTCGGGTTCGGGCAAGTCGTCGTTTCTGGAGCTGCTCATCCGCGAGGAAAACGTGACCTCGGGAGACATCTATTTCGGCGACTTTCACGTCAATGCGTTGAAGGGCAAGGAGGTGAACAAGCTCCGTCAGTCCATCGGCTACGTATTCCAGGACTTCCGCTTGCTGCCCAAGCTCAACGTCTACGACAACGTGGCGTTCGCACTGGAGGTGATTGGCAAGCCGAAGGCGAAGATCAAGAAGCTGGTCCCCGAGGCACTTGAGATCGTGGGGCTCGACGCGAAGGCGAACCGCATGCCGAACGAGCTCTCCGGAGGCGAGCAGCAGCGAGTGGCCATCGCGCGCGCTTTCGTGGACCGTCCGCATCTGCTGCTTGCCGACGAGCCCACGGGCAACCTCGACCCTTCCACCGCCGACGACATCATGGCGCTGCTTGCCCGCATCAACCGCATGGGCACGACCGTTATCATGTCCACGCACAATGCGCGCGCAGTCAACGATATGCGTCGGCGGGTCATTGAATTGCAGTTGGGCAAGCTCGTCCGCGACGAGAGCCACGGTGTGTACGGAACGATGGGGGCATAAGCATGAACTGGAGTTTCATTTTCCGCGAGGGATTCCGCGGTCTTGGGCGCAACTTGACCATGACGATCGCCCTGATCATCACCACGGCGCTCTCCTTGGCGCTGGTCGGCGCGGGCGTGCTCATGTCAAAGGTTACGAGCGAGACCAAGGACCTCTACTTGGACCGTGTCGAGGTCATGGTGGAGCTGGACGAGAAGATTTCTGAAGGAGACAAGGACTGTTCGTCGACAAGCTGCGCGGAAATTCGCGACAAGCTGCAAGCGGACGACCGCGTGGAATCTGTGACTTTCCGTAACCGAGAGCAGTCCTACGAGCGATTCGTGGAATTGTTCAAGGAATCCGATCCGGTGCTCGTGCAAGAGACATCGAAGGACTCGATGCCGGCGGCATTGCATGTGAGGCTGCAAGATCCGACGAACACTGAGCCGATCGACGCGGTACGCGATATGCCGCAGGTCTCCTATGTCGCGGACCAAGCCAGCGATGTCCGGGGCGTGGCGGATTCACTCGATTCCTTCCGCAACGCGACATTCCTCATTGCCGCAGCACAGGCACTGGCTGCCGCGTTCCTCATCGCGAACATGGTGCAACTCGCCGCGTACAGCCGCCGCGAGGAAATCGGCATCATGCGCATGGTGGGTGCGACACGCTGGTTCACGCAGGCTCCGTTCATTCTCGAGGCGCTGATCTCGGTCTTCATCGGTGCCGTCATTTCCACTCTCGGCGTGTGGGCGATCAAATCCCAGATCGTCGACCCGATGCTGTCGGGCGTGTACGAGAATCTGCTCATCGCCAAGCTGCCGGATAGTGCGGTGTGGACGGTCATGCCGTTGGTTGGCTTGATCGCGCTTGTTGCATCTGGACTGGTCGCTCAGGTAGCGTTGCGCTCTTACGTGCGAAAATAGGAGGTCTAGTCGTGGCGAAGAAAAAGAAGAAGGACGGCCCGGGCGTCATCGCGTCCAACCGCAAGGCCCGCCATGACTACACCATCCTGGACACCTACGAGGCAGGCGTTGTCCTGCAGGGCACCGAGATCAAGTCCCTGCGCGACGGCAAGGCGTCGCTCGTTGAGGCATACGCGACTATCGACGACGGCGAGGTCTGGCTCCGCAACCTCCACATCCCCGAGTACTCGATGGGGTCGTGGACGAACCACTCGCCGCGCCGCACCCGCAAGCTGCTGCTGCACCGCCGGGAAATCGACACGCTCGAAGGCAAAGTGCGCGACGGCAACCGCACGCTCGTTCCGTTGAAGCTCTACCTCAAAGATGGCCTGGTCAAGGTTGAGCTGGGACTTGCGCAGGGCAAGCAGGACTACGATCGCCGCCAGGACATCAAGAAACGCACCGAGGACCGCGAGATCGCGCGTGAACTCGGCCGCAAATTCAAGGGGATCAAGGCATGAAAACTGCACTCATCACGGGGGCTTCCCGCGGCATCGGCCGCGCCATCGCGGAAGAGCTGGGCAAAGACCACCACATCCTGGTGGGTGCGTCGAAGGACGCGAGCGAGGTCGTCGATAAGCTGCCCAGTGCCGAGCCGTTCGAGGTCGACCTGCGCGACACCGACGCGATCGTCGAAGCCGCGCGCCGCGTGGAGAACGTGGACATCGTCGTTCACGCCGCGGGTGTGCTGCACAAGGCGCCGTTCGACGAGATTGACGCCGAGCAATGGCGCGAGACCATGGAGATCAACGTGCTCGCGCCGGTCACGCTCACCCGCGAGCTTCTGCCCGCTTTACGACGTTCCCGTGGACTCGTCATCACCATCAACTCCGGTGCCGGCTTTCACGGCGTGGAAGAGAACACCGCGTACTGCGCCTCCAAATTCGCGCTGCGCGGCTTCACCGATGCGCTCCGCTTAGAGGAGAAGGGGCAGGTCCGCGTCACCTCGATCCACCCGGGCCGCACCGACACCGACATGCTCGCCGACCCGAAGCACGGCGACCGTCCGAAGATGGACCCGGTCAACGTCGCTCGCGCCGTCCGACTCGCAGTCGATGCCGGCCCCGACGCCGTCGTCGAATTCTTGCGCGTCGCACCTGCTTGACGTGCGCGGTTGATCGGCGCTACAGTTGTCTCTCCTGCGGTTGCAACGCATGTTCCCGCCGCAGGAAGCGAAGGGGATGACTTGGTTTCGACTTCGCTGACTAAACCAGGGGAAGCGTGCCGGTGCAGGCTGGAGACCACCGATTGAAGCGTCGCAGCACTTTATAAACGCAGAGAAGAACTCTCAGCGTGACTACGCCCTCGCTGCCTAAGTAGCGACCGCGTGTCTGTCAGGCCGGGCCCGCTCCCGTCCCGGATCCTGGCATCGACTAGGGAGCTTGCCCTCTCGCCGTGCCGGTGAGGCGCGGAGGGGACACTTTTTCACCGGCTGGGCCCGTCATCCGGTCATGTTCGCCTGATCCGGAGGGCCGAGCAGAGATTCTGCGCGGACTGCGCACGGAGAAGCCCTGGTGCAGTGGCGAAGGACCCGGGTTCAATTCCCGGCATCTCCACGAACGGTGAAACCGCTGGTCAGTTTCTGGCCGGCGGTTTCGTCGTATGCGCTAGTATTCAGAGCCGATGAAACGAGCAATAACGCAGGCGACGGTGTTGATTTCTGTCGCGGCCTTCGGAGCTTCCTGCGCACCTACCGGTGAGTCGGCTAGATCCGGGCAGCTGGAGACGGAAGGAACGACCGCGGCCGTGTCTTCCAGCGAATCCACGGTGGAGGTCGAGGACAACGAGGGCACCAAGAGCGTGCCGTACGCACCGGAGAGTGTCGCTGCCCTCGACGACCGCTCCCGCGAACTACTCGAAGCAATGGGCGCGGATGTGCGCGAAGCGGATAGCGGGGTAGATCTCGTCGTATCGGGAACAACGGAAGGTGCCGCCGCGGAACGACCTGATGCGGCTTTCGTGGATCTCTCACCCCGCGACGGAATACCGCTCGACTGGGAAATGGTGCGTCAAGCACAGATCCTCGGGAGAATCCTGGGCCGCGAAGAAGAAGCCGCCGAGCTGGACAAACAGTTTTCCGAAGCGCGTGGGCGCGCCATCGAGGCACACTCCGAGAAGTGGACGTTCTCTGCGCTGTCCCTCAATGGGGAAGAGGTAGCCGTTCAGCCGGCCGACGGCGACGCGCTGTGGCAGCCGCTGTTCGAGATGCTCGAGCTCAAACCCGCGTTGAAGCCTGAGGATCCCGCGGATACTCCCACCTTGGCGAAAGCGAAGCCGACATTCCTCTTCGTCAGTGAAGCGCAGAAGGTCCTCTCCGCTGAAGGGTACGTTCCGCCGATGCGGGTGCTTACCGGCAGCGAGGAGCTCAAGAAGCTCGAAGCTGTCGAAGAGGGCCGTGTGTACGTTGCTCCGCTGAATGTGCAGGACACGGCTTCGGTCATCACCTACACGAGAATGTTCAACGAACTGGCGGACCAATGGAAGAACCTTGACTGAAAGATATTGACTCTTAGTGGGCCTGTGCAAAGCTAACCTATTCCCGATCCGAGGAGTCCTCATGAAACCATCCATTTTCCGCCGTCCGGCATGTGGCGCTGCCGCAGTCATCGCAGCTGCCGCTTTGGCTCTCGCCGGCTGCACTGCGGAGGACGACTCCAGTGCCGGGGCTTCAAACACGTCGGCGGAAGCCACAACGGATCAGACCGTCACCATCGAGGACAACGAAGGCAGCAAAGAAGTTCCGGTGAACCCGGTGTCGGTCGTGGCGCTGGACAACCGCAGCTTCGAGATTCTGGACCTGTGGGGCGTGCAGCCAGTCGCAGCGGCGCGAGCGCTGGTTCCTGAGACGATCCCGGGTATCGCAGACAACGAGGACATCGTCGACATCGGCAACCACCGCGAGCCGAAACTCGAGGCTATCGTGGCCGCTGAACCTCAGGTGGTCATCTCGGGCCAGCGCTTCTCCCAGCACAATTCCGATATCGAGCAGCTCGTGCCTGACGCCACGCTCGTCGACCTCGAGCCGCGCGACGGCGAGCCGCTGGACCAAGAGTTCATCCGCCAGGTAGAGGGGCTGGGTAAGATCTTCGGCCACGAGGAGGATGCGCAGAAAATGATCGACGACTTCAACGCGGCGCTCGACCGTGCGCGCAACGCCTACAACAAGGACGTGAAGGTCATGGCCGTCAATGTTTCCGGCGGTGAGATCGGCTACGTCGCACCGAGGGTGGGGCGCACGTGGGGGCCGCTGTTCGACATGTTCGGCCTGACTCCGGCGCTCGAGATCGAGAACGGGTCCGACGACCACCAGGACGATGACATCTCGGTCGAGGCGATTGCAGAGGCGAACCCGGACTTCATGATGGTGCTCGACCGCGATGCCGGCGTCCGCACAGAAGAATCCGCACCTGCCCAGAAGGTGCTCGATGACAGCCAGGCTCTCAAGAACGTCGCCGCGATCCAACAAGACGGCGTCTACATCGCACCTGCGGACACCTACACCAATGAGTCGATCATCACCTACACCGAGATCCTCAACGGCCTCGCCGACAAGTGGGAAGCAACTGCTTAGTGCCGGCCCGCTTATCGACGTCTTGGGCCCTGCCGGCGGGTGTCGCCGTCGTCGGGGCACTCTTGGCGCTCTCGCTGGCAGTGGGGCAGTACGACATCCGCGGCAGCGCGGACGGGGCCGAGATGTTCTGGACCACACGAGTGCCCCGCACTATCGCTCTCGTTCTTTCCGGAACAGCGATGGCGATGAGCGGAATGGTCATGCAGCTGCTCACCCAGAACCGTTTCGTCGAGCCCACCACGACCGGAACCACTGAATGGGCCGGCCTCGGGCTGATGGCGGCTTTGTACTTCATTCCGGATTCGTCGTTGACCGTCCGCATGCTCGTCGCTGTGGCGTTCGCTTTCGTGGGGACGCTGGTGTTCTTCGGTTTCTTGAGGCGTGTGGCGTTGAAGTCGTCACTGGTCGTGCCCATCATCGGCATCATGCTCGGGGCTGTTGTCAGTGCAGTGTCGACCTTCTTTGCCATGCAGACTGACCTGCTCCAATCGCTCGGGGTCTGGTTCGCGGGCTCGTACACCTCCATCATCCGCGGCCAGTACGAGGTGCTGTGGATCGTCGGCGTCGTCGCCGTGGTCGTGTTCACCTTCGCCGACAGGCTCACCGTGGCTGGGCTGGGTAAAGATGTCGCCACTAATGTCGGGTTGAACTACGAGCGGGTCGTGCTGCTCGGTGTCGCGCTGGTGGCCGTCGCTTCTGGCGTGGTCACCGTGGTGGTGGGCATGCTGCCGTTCATCGGGCTGATCGTGCCGAATCTGGTGTCGATGTTCCGCGGCGACGACTTGCGCTCCAACTTGCCGTGGGTCTGCCTGGTGGGCATCGCGGTCGTCACCGTCTGCGACATCCTCGGCCGAACCATCATCGCTCCGTTCGAGATTCCCGTGTCGGTCATTCTCGGCATCGTCGGCGCCGCAGTTTTCGTGGTTCTCATCGTCAGGCAGGTGAAATCGTGACAATAGAGACCACTCCCGCTCGAGCGAGGCACGTGGGGGCGTTCCAATCGTCGACAAGTAAAAGGCGCTACTGGCTCATCCTGGCGTGCCTAGTGGTCGTGGCCCTGCTGTGCTCGTGGGGTCTGCTGTCTTACGGTAACCCAATGGATCCCTCGACGCGCGGCTACTGGCTCATCGCGCAACGGCGGGCTAACTCCCTTCTGGTTATGGTTGTGGTGGCGTTATGTCAGGCGACGGCGACGGTCGCGTTCCACACAGTGACGGGCAACCGCATCATCACGCCGTCGATCATGGGATTTGAGGCGCTGTACGTGGCGGTCCACACCTCGACTGTCTATTTCTTCGGTGCGGTAGGACTGGCCAATGCCCGGGACCTGGAGATGTTCGTGATCCAGCTGGTGATCATGGTCGGGTTCTCCCTACTGCTGTATTCGTGGTTGTTGACAGGACGCAACAACATGCACGCGATGCTGCTCATTGGCGTGGTAATTGGCGGCGGGCTCGGGAGCTTGTCGACGTTCATGCAGCGCATGCTCACCCCAAGTGAATTCGACGTGCTCACGGCGCGCCTGTTCGGCTCTGTGAACAACGCCGACCCCGCATACTTCCCGGTGGCCATTCCGCTGGCGCTGGCTGCGGCGCTGTTGGTCTATATGCATTCGCGCACGCTCAACGTCGTGGCTCTCGGACGCGAACCCGCGATCAACCTCGGCGTGAACCACAGAGCGCACGCGATCTACGTGTTGGTTCTCGTTTCCGTCCTCATGGCGGTCTCCACCGCGCTGGTGGGGCCGATGACCTTCCTCGGCTTCCTCGTGGCCACGCTCGCGTACCAATGCGCTGACACCTACGACCACCGCTACATCTTCCCGATGGCCGTACTAATCGGATTCGTGGTTCTGGCCAGTGCTTATTTTGTTATGAACCACATCTTCTACGCACAAGGAATCGTGTCGATCATCATCGAATTGGTGGGCGGCACAGTGTTTCTCGTCATGATCCTGAGAAAGGGGACGCTGTGATCAAACTCTCGTCGGTCGAAAAAGTCTACGGGCATGACGCCTCGATCGGCCCCATTGACCTGGAGATTCCCTCCGGAGGAATGACGGCGCTCATCGGCCCGAATGGCGCCGGTAAGTCGACGTTGCTGACCATCATCGGAAGGCTCCTCGAAAAAGACTCCGGAACGGTGGCGGTCGGCGGGCGCGACTTTTCGTCCATCAAGGGAAAAGATCTAGCCAAAGAGCTGTCGATCCTGCGTCCAGAAAACAACTTTGTCACCAAGCTCACCGTGCGCCAACTCGTCGGATTCGGGCGATTTCCCTACAGCAGCGGACGGCTGACCAGCAAAGACGAAGAGATCATTTCGCGCTACGTCGACTTCCTCGGTCTCACCGAACTCGAAGGGCGCTACTTGGACCAGCTGTCCGGCGGGCAGCGGCAACGCGCGTACGTGGCAATGGTGCTCGCCCAAGAAACCGAGTACGTGCTTCTCGACGAACCCCTCAACAACCTCGATATTTCCCACTCGGTGGAGATGATGCGTCACTTGCACGACGCCGCACGCAACCTGGGCAGAACAGTCATCGTCGTACTGCACGACATCAACTTCGCTGCCCGCTACGCCGACCACATCTGTGCGGTGAAGGAGGGGAAGATCGTGGCTTTCGGAACTCCCGAGCAGGTCATTCGCTCCAAACTCCTAACGGAGATCTTCGACACCGATATCGATGTGGTTGAAACATCACGAGGTCCGGTTGCTGCGTATTTCTAGGGTCGGGCGGCCCTTAAAAGCGCAGTTAGAGAGCGTAATTCTTCTGGAATTTGCGTTATATGAATCGATAGGATTAATGTTCTATCTCGTCGCCGCGAGACGTTAAGAACCGGTTAACGGGACTGAACAGAAGATGGCGGCGAGAAAAAATAGATATTGCGAGCGAGTTGACACGCAGTGTCACCGCAAAGTAATGTCGAACAAGCCGCTTCGGAAAGATGACGGAAACGGAATCTGGAAGAGCGTGCGTGTGTTGTGTGAGAACTCGATAGTGTGCCAATTGTTTTTGTCTGGTTGGTTTGTGTGGCTGTTTGTGCACTTTTTGGTGTGTGCTGGTCGGTGTTGTTTGAACCATTGATGGGATGACACTGTTCTGGTTGGTTGCATTGGCTGATTGGATGTTTGTTGTTGCTCTTTTCTCCTCGTCGGAGGGGGTGGCAATGTGGATGGACCCTTTTGTGGGTTTGTTCTAGTAATTTTTGGATTGCCAGGCTGCATGATGCGATGGGTTTTTGTTGTGTTGTGTGGTGTGGTTTGTTTTGGTTGGGTTTTGGGCTTTTCACGGCCTGTTTCACTGGTTTTGTTGAAACTTTTTGTGGAGAGTTTGATCCTGGCTCAGGATGAACGCTGGCGGCGTGCTTAACACATGCAAGTCGAACGGAAAGGCCCAAGCTTGCTTGGGTGCTCGAGTGGCGAACGGGTGAGTAACACGTGGGTGATCTGCCCTGCACTTCGGGATAAGCCTGGGAAACTGGGTCTAATACCGGATAGGACTGCCGTTTAGTGTCGGTGGTGGAAAGTTTTTTCGGTGTGGGATGAGCTCGCGGCCTATCAGCTTGTTGGTGGGGTAATGGCCTACCAAGGCGTCGACGGGTAGCCGGCCTGAGAGGGTGTACGGCCACATTGGGACTGAGATACGGCCCAGACTCCTACGGGAGGCAGCAGTGGGGAATATTGCACAATGGGCGCAAGCCTGATGCAGCGACGCCGCGTGGGGGATGACGGCCTTCGGGTTGTAAACTCCTTTCGTCAGGGACGAAGCGAAAGTGACGGTACCTGGATAAGAAGCACCGGCTAACTACGTGCCAGCAGCCGCGGTAATACGTAGGGTGCGAGCGTTGTCCGGAATTACTGGGCGTAAAGAGCTCGTAGGTGGTTTGTCGCGTCGTTTGTGGAATACCGCAGCTTAACTGTGGGGTTGCAGGCGATACGGGCATAACTTGAGTGCTGTAGGGGAGACTGGAATTCCTGGTGTAGCGGTGGAATGCGCAGATATCAGGAGGAACACCGATGGCGAAGGCAGGTCTCTGGGCAGTAACTGACGCTGAGGAGCGAAAGCATGGGTAGCGAACAGGATTAGATACCCTGGTAGTCCATGCCGTAAACGGTGGGCGCTAGGTGTGAGTCCCTTCCACGGGGTTCGTGCCGTAGCTAACGCATTAAGCGCCCCGCCTGGGGAGTACGGCCGCAAGGCTAAAACTCAAAGGAATTGACGGGGGCCCGCACAAGCGGCGGAGCATGTGGATTAATTCGATGCAACGCGAAGAACCTTACCTGGGCTTGACATACACCGGATCGGGCTAGAGATAGTCTTTCCCTTGTGGCTGGTGTACAGGTGGTGCATGGTTGTCGTCAGCTCGTGTCGTGAGATGTTGGGTTAAGTCCCGCAACGAGCGCAACCCTTGTCTTATGTTGCCAGCATTTGGTTGGGGACTCATGAGAGACTGCCGGGGTTAACTCGGAGGAAGGTGGGGATGACGTCAAATCATCATGCCCCTTATGTCCAGGGCTTCACACATGCTACAATGGTCGGTACAACGCGCAGCGATACTGTGAGGTGGAGCTAATCGCCTAAAGCCGGCCTTAGTTCGGATTGGGGTCTGCAACTCGACCCCATGAAGTCGGAGTCGCTAGTAATCGCAGATCAGCAACGCTGCGGTGAATACGTTCCCGGGCCTTGTACACACCGCCCGTCACGTCATGAAAGTTGGTAACACCCGAAGCCAGTGGCCTAAACTCGTTAGGGAGCTGTCGAAGGTGGGATCGGCGATTGGGACGAAGTCGTAACAAGGTAGCCGTACCGGAAGGTGCGGCTGGATCACCTCCTTTCTAAGGAGTTTATTTTTTCTGGCCCACGGTTGTGGGTTGTTGTTGGTTGAGTGCCTGTGTGTGGTGCTGCTGACGTTTTTTGAAATTCCAGGTGGATGCGCATCTTTCCCGGTTGGATGCTGGGGTGTGTGTGGATGGTTGTGTGGGCCTGCTGGGCGGAAATGATTGGTGCACTGTTGGGTGTCTGGGGCAGCACATGGTGCTTGCATGCATGGTTTGTGTGTGTGGGTGGTTGTTCCTGGTGGCTTACTGCTTGCTGGCTGGCATGGTTGTGTGTTGGTTGGTGGTGGTGGGTGTGGTGTGTGAGAACTGTATAGTGGACGCGAGCATCTTGTTTTTTGTTTGTGTGTGTTTTGTTTGTGTGTTGGGTTATTCGTGTGTGTTTGTTGTTTAAGGGCGCATGGTGGATGCCTTGGCATGCTGAGCCGATGAAGGACGTGTGAGACTGCGTTATGCCTCGGGGAGTTGTCAACAAAGCGTTGATCCGAGGGTGTCCGAATGGGGAAACCTGGCCGTGGTTGTGTGCGGTTACCCGTCAGTGAATGCATAGCTGGTCGGGGGGTGACGCCGGGAAGTGAAACATCTCAGTACCGGCAGGAGAAGAAAATAATAATGATTCTGCTAGTAGCGGCGAGCGAACGTGGATGAGGCTAAACCGTGTGCGTGTGATACCTGGCAGGGGTTGCGTGTGCGGTGTTGTGGGGTGTGGCTGGTCGTGTTCTGCCAGATGCGTCCACATGGTGCGTGTGTAAGCGGAAGTGGTCTGGGATGGCCCACCGGAGTAGGTGAGAGTCCTGTACGTGAATGTGCATGTGCGTGTGGTGGCCATATGTGCCCCGAGTAGCAGCGGGCTCGTGGAATCTGCTGTGAATCAGCCGGGACCACCCGGTAAGCCTGAATACTCAGTGTGACCGATAGTGGATAAGTACCGTGAGGGAATGGTGAAAAGTACCCCGGGAGGGGAGTGAAATAGTTCCTGAAACTGTGTGCCTACAATCCGTCAGAGCACCTCTTTGTGTGTGATGGCGTGCCTTTTGAAGAATGAGCCTGCGAGTCAGCGGCATGTCGCGAGGTTAACCCGTGTGGGGTAGTCGTAGCGAAAGCGAATGCTAATTGTGTGTTGTAAGTGGCATGTCCTGGACCCGAAGCGGGGTGATCTACCCATGGCCAGTGTGAAGCAGCTGTAAGAGGTTGTGGAGGCGCGAACCCACGTAGGTTGAAAACTGCGGGGATGAGCTGTGGGTAGGGGTGAAAGGCCAATCAAACTCCGTGATAGCTGGTTCTCCCCGAAATGCATTTAGGTGCAGCGTCGCGTAGGTGTGCCGGAGGTAGAGCTACTGGTTGGTTGAGCGGGACTATCATCTTAGCAATGTCAGCCAAACTCCGAATGCCGGTTACATGTGTGCGCGGCAGTGAGACTGTGGGGGATAAGCTTCATAGTCGAGAGGGAAACAGCCCAGATCGCCGGTTAAGGCCCCTAAGGGTGTACTAAGTGGAAAAGGATGTGTAATCGCGAAGACAGCCAGGAGGTTGGCTTAGAAGCAGCCACCCTTGAAAGAGTGCGTAATAGCTCACTGGTCGAGTGGTTGCGCGCCGACAATTCAGTGGGGCTCAAGTACACCGCCGAAGCCGCGGCAGCAGTATTGCTGGGTAGGGGAGCGTCGCATGTGGGGTGAAGCATGATCGTAAGGGCGTGTGGACTGCATGCGAGTGAGAATGCAGGCATGAGTAACGAATGATACGTGAGAATCGTATCCGCCGAATGACTAAGGGTTCCTGGGTCAAGTTCGTCTTCCCAGGGTGAGTCGGGTCCTAAGGCGAGGCCGACAGGCGTAGTCGATGGTCAACGGGTTGATATTCCCGTACCCGTATGTATGCGCCCAATGATGAACCGGTGATACTAACCACCCTGACCGCCTGCCATGGCCATCTTTGATGGTTGGGTGGGTGTGATGCGTGGGGCCTGATCTGTAGTAGTCAAGTGATGGGGTGACACAGTTTGGTAGCTACGCCACTTATTGGATTGTGGTGCAAGCGTGCAGCACGGCACCTAGTGAAATGCGGGTGCCATAAGTGCCAGGCGTGATGCGTAACCCTTATTGGGTGATGGTGGTGATCCTATGCTGTCGAGAAAAGCCTCTAGCGATGTGTATGTACGGCCCGTACCCGAAACCGACACAGGTAGTCAAGTAGAACATACTCAGGCGGTCGGGTGAACTGTGGTTAAGGAACTCGGCAAATTACCCCCGTAACTTCGGGAGAAGGGGGGCCACAACAGGTGAACCGGTCATGCGTCGGTGAGCGTGTTGGGGTCGCAGAAAAGAGAGGGAAGCGACTGTTTATCAAAAACACAGGTCCGTGCGAAGACGGTTAAGTTGATGTATACGGACTGACGCCTGCCCGGTGCTGGAAGGTTAAGAGGACCTGTTAGGACACCTGTCCGAAGCGGAGAATTTAAGCCCCAGTAAACGGCGGTGGTAACTATAACCATCCTAAGGTAGCGAAATTCCTTGTCGGGTAAGTTCCGACCTGCACGAATGGCGTAACGACTTCCCTGCTGTCTCAACCACAGGCCCGGTGAAATTGCACTACGAGTAAAGATGCTCGTTTCGCGCGGCAGGACGAAAAGACCCCGGGACCTTCACTATAGCTTGGTATTGGTGTTTACTGCGGTTTGTGTAGCATAGGTGGGAGACTATGAAGCGCTCACGCTAGTGGGTGTGGAGTCGGCAAGTGAAATACCACTCTGACCGTAGTGGATGTCTTAACCTTGGCCCATGATCTGGGTTGGGGACAGTGCCTGGTGGGTAGTTTAACTGGGGCGGTTGCCTCCCAAAGAGTAACGGAGGCGCCCAAAGGTTCCCTCAGCCTGGTTGGCAATCAGGTGTTTAGAGTGTAAGTGCACAAGGGAGCTTGACTGCGAGACCAACACGTCGAGCAGGGACGAAAGTCGGGACTAGTGATCCGGCACCTACTTGTGGATGTGGTGTCGCTCAACGGATAAAAGGTACCCCGGGGATAACAGGCTGATCTTCCCCAAGAGTCCATATCGACGGGATGGTTTGGCACCTCGATGTCGGCTCGTCGCATCCTGGGGCTGGAGTAGGTCCCAAGGGTTGGGCTGTTCGCCCATTAAAGCGGCACGCGAGCTGGGTTCAGAACGTCGTGAGACAGTTCGGTCTCTATCCGCCGCGCGCGCAGAAACTTGAGAAAGGCTGTCCCCAGTACGAGAGGACCGGGACGGACGTACCTCTGGTGTGCCAGTTGTTCCGCCAGGAGCACCGCTGGTTGGCTACGTACGGAAGGGATAACCGCTGAAAGCATCTAAGCGGGAAGCCTGTTTCAAGATGAGGTTTCATAGGTTCCCCATAGACGATGGGGTTGATAGGCCAGATCTGGAAGCACCGCAATGTGCGAAGGTGACTGGTACTAATACACCAACCAACAAACCACAACGTGCACCCAACCTAGGGCACAACACAAAAAACACAGACAAAAACGTCTACCCGCGTCCACTATGCAGTATCTGACACACCACACACACACTGTGTGGCCACCCAAAAAAACTACATACACCCGCACCACACCCACGTGGTGCGACCATGACGACAAACCCCAAAGGTGTGTCGGTGGTTGATAGCGGTGGGGAAACGCCCGGACCCATTCCGAACCCGGAAGCTAAGCCCACCCGCGCTGATGGTACTGCA encodes:
- the ftsE gene encoding cell division ATP-binding protein FtsE: MITFSNVTKVYPTSTRPALDDISLTIDNGEFVFLIGPSGSGKSSFLELLIREENVTSGDIYFGDFHVNALKGKEVNKLRQSIGYVFQDFRLLPKLNVYDNVAFALEVIGKPKAKIKKLVPEALEIVGLDAKANRMPNELSGGEQQRVAIARAFVDRPHLLLADEPTGNLDPSTADDIMALLARINRMGTTVIMSTHNARAVNDMRRRVIELQLGKLVRDESHGVYGTMGA
- the ftsX gene encoding permease-like cell division protein FtsX, with protein sequence MNWSFIFREGFRGLGRNLTMTIALIITTALSLALVGAGVLMSKVTSETKDLYLDRVEVMVELDEKISEGDKDCSSTSCAEIRDKLQADDRVESVTFRNREQSYERFVELFKESDPVLVQETSKDSMPAALHVRLQDPTNTEPIDAVRDMPQVSYVADQASDVRGVADSLDSFRNATFLIAAAQALAAAFLIANMVQLAAYSRREEIGIMRMVGATRWFTQAPFILEALISVFIGAVISTLGVWAIKSQIVDPMLSGVYENLLIAKLPDSAVWTVMPLVGLIALVASGLVAQVALRSYVRK
- the smpB gene encoding SsrA-binding protein SmpB encodes the protein MAKKKKKDGPGVIASNRKARHDYTILDTYEAGVVLQGTEIKSLRDGKASLVEAYATIDDGEVWLRNLHIPEYSMGSWTNHSPRRTRKLLLHRREIDTLEGKVRDGNRTLVPLKLYLKDGLVKVELGLAQGKQDYDRRQDIKKRTEDREIARELGRKFKGIKA
- a CDS encoding SDR family oxidoreductase, producing MKTALITGASRGIGRAIAEELGKDHHILVGASKDASEVVDKLPSAEPFEVDLRDTDAIVEAARRVENVDIVVHAAGVLHKAPFDEIDAEQWRETMEINVLAPVTLTRELLPALRRSRGLVITINSGAGFHGVEENTAYCASKFALRGFTDALRLEEKGQVRVTSIHPGRTDTDMLADPKHGDRPKMDPVNVARAVRLAVDAGPDAVVEFLRVAPA
- a CDS encoding siderophore ABC transporter substrate-binding protein, encoding MKPSIFRRPACGAAAVIAAAALALAGCTAEDDSSAGASNTSAEATTDQTVTIEDNEGSKEVPVNPVSVVALDNRSFEILDLWGVQPVAAARALVPETIPGIADNEDIVDIGNHREPKLEAIVAAEPQVVISGQRFSQHNSDIEQLVPDATLVDLEPRDGEPLDQEFIRQVEGLGKIFGHEEDAQKMIDDFNAALDRARNAYNKDVKVMAVNVSGGEIGYVAPRVGRTWGPLFDMFGLTPALEIENGSDDHQDDDISVEAIAEANPDFMMVLDRDAGVRTEESAPAQKVLDDSQALKNVAAIQQDGVYIAPADTYTNESIITYTEILNGLADKWEATA
- a CDS encoding ABC transporter permease produces the protein MPARLSTSWALPAGVAVVGALLALSLAVGQYDIRGSADGAEMFWTTRVPRTIALVLSGTAMAMSGMVMQLLTQNRFVEPTTTGTTEWAGLGLMAALYFIPDSSLTVRMLVAVAFAFVGTLVFFGFLRRVALKSSLVVPIIGIMLGAVVSAVSTFFAMQTDLLQSLGVWFAGSYTSIIRGQYEVLWIVGVVAVVVFTFADRLTVAGLGKDVATNVGLNYERVVLLGVALVAVASGVVTVVVGMLPFIGLIVPNLVSMFRGDDLRSNLPWVCLVGIAVVTVCDILGRTIIAPFEIPVSVILGIVGAAVFVVLIVRQVKS
- a CDS encoding iron chelate uptake ABC transporter family permease subunit, producing the protein METTPARARHVGAFQSSTSKRRYWLILACLVVVALLCSWGLLSYGNPMDPSTRGYWLIAQRRANSLLVMVVVALCQATATVAFHTVTGNRIITPSIMGFEALYVAVHTSTVYFFGAVGLANARDLEMFVIQLVIMVGFSLLLYSWLLTGRNNMHAMLLIGVVIGGGLGSLSTFMQRMLTPSEFDVLTARLFGSVNNADPAYFPVAIPLALAAALLVYMHSRTLNVVALGREPAINLGVNHRAHAIYVLVLVSVLMAVSTALVGPMTFLGFLVATLAYQCADTYDHRYIFPMAVLIGFVVLASAYFVMNHIFYAQGIVSIIIELVGGTVFLVMILRKGTL